Proteins encoded in a region of the Amia ocellicauda isolate fAmiCal2 chromosome 19, fAmiCal2.hap1, whole genome shotgun sequence genome:
- the atg4c gene encoding cysteine protease ATG4C isoform X3 — protein sequence MENKEPDEVEKLKTKFMSAWHNVKYSWILKTKTYFSRNSPVFLLGKCYHFKAQDADSPTKSGGAVAPEQELVTGNVEEFRRDFTSRVWLTYREEFPVIAGSGLSSDCGWGCTLRAGQMMLAQALMLRFLGRDWTWPDALKLDGLDTESWTSNAAKKLVASLESSFQGESPPETSARLQTRAAAEEASTHLNDVYHRKVISWFGDSPPAQLGVHRLVALGHTSGKTAGDWYGPGVVAHILRRAVEDATDPELQGITVYVAQDCTVYRADVIDSHQECTRGPGAEPSADRRAVIILIPVRLGGEKTNPEYFDFVKGILSLEYCIGIIGGKPKQAYYFVGFQDDSLIYMDPHYCQSFVDVSATDFPLESYHCPSPKKMPFSKMDPSCTLGFYSRSVQDFEKITEEISKVLKPSSKEKYPAFTFVKGHGQDYDFSCPQTLERTELPSAGESRRPGPGVGDFVLL from the exons ATGGAGAATAAGGAGCCAGATGAGGTGGAGAAACTGAAAACTAAGTTCATGTCAGCTTGGCACAATGTCAAATATA GCTggattctgaaaacaaagaccTATTTTAGCAGAAACTCTCCAGTATTTCTACTGGGAAAATGCTATCACTTTAAAGCACAAG ATGCTGACAGCCCCACTAAGAGCGGCGGCGCTGTGGCCCCGGAGCAGGAGCTGGTCACTGGAAACGTGGAGGAGTTTCGCAGAGACTTCACCTCTCGCGTGTGGCTCACCTACAGAGAGGAGTTCCCCGTGATCGCGGGCTCGGGCCTGAGCTCGGACTGCGGCTGGGGATGCACGCTGAGGGCGGGCCAGATGATGCTCGCCCAGGCGCTCATGCTGCGCTTCTTGGGCCGAG ACTGGACCTGGCCCGACGCCTTGAAGTTAGACGGGCTGGACACAGAGTCCTGGACTTCGAACGCTGCCAAGAAGTTGGTCGCCTCCTTGGAGTCTTCCTTTCAGGGCGAGAGTCCGCCAGAGACGAGTGCCCGGCTGCAGACCCGGGCCGCGGCCGAGGAGGCCAGCACCCATCTGAATGACGTCTACCACAGGAAAGTCATCTCCTGGTTCGGGGACTCGCCCCCTGCACAGCTGGGGGTGCACAGACTGGTAGCGCTCGGGCACACGTCTGGGAAGACGGCGGGGGACTGGTACGGGCCCGGCGTGGTGGCACATATTCTGAG AAGAGCTGTTGAAGACGCAACAGACCCAGAATTGCAAGGCATAACAGTTTACGTTGCTCAGGACTGCACAG TTTACAGGGCCGATGTTATTGATAGCCACCAGGAGTGCACTCGGGGGCCGGGCGCTGAACCCAGTGCGGACAGAAGAGCCGTGATTATTCTGATCCCCGTGAGACTCGGAGGAGAAAAGACGAACCCAGAATACTTTGACTTTGTGAAG GGCATTCTGAGTCTGGAATACTGCATCGGCATCATCGGAGGGAAGCCCAAGCAGGCCTATTACTTCGTGGGATTTCAAG ACGACAGCTTGATTTACATGGATCCTCATTACTGCCAGTCTTTTGTGGACGTCAGCGCAACCGATTTCCCACTAGAG TCCTACCATTGCCCATCGCCCAAAAAGATGCCGTTCTCCAAAATGGACCCCAGCTGCACCCTGGGCTTTTACTCGAGGAGCGTCCAGGACTTCGAGAAGATCACTGAGGAGATCTCGAAG GTGTTAAAACCGTCGTCCAAAGAGAAATATCCAGCCTTTACCTTCGTGAAAGGTCACGGACAGGACTACGACTTCTCCTGTCCACAAACCCTGGAGCGAACAGAACTGCCCTCCGCCGGGGAATCAAGGAGACCGGGGCCCGGCGTGGGCGACTTTGTGTTGCTGTGA
- the atg4c gene encoding cysteine protease ATG4C isoform X2, whose translation MRVKASCITSKKGPSLVTVIQSCNGFSSLVAKMENKEPDEVEKLKTKFMSAWHNVKYSWILKTKTYFSRNSPVFLLGKCYHFKAQDADSPTKSGGAVAPEQELVTGNVEEFRRDFTSRVWLTYREEFPVIAGSGLSSDCGWGCTLRAGQMMLAQALMLRFLGRDWTWPDALKLDGLDTESWTSNAAKKLVASLESSFQGESPPETSARLQTRAAAEEASTHLNDVYHRKVISWFGDSPPAQLGVHRLVALGHTSGKTAGDWYGPGVVAHILRRAVEDATDPELQGITVYVAQDCTVYRADVIDSHQECTRGPGAEPSADRRAVIILIPVRLGGEKTNPEYFDFVKGILSLEYCIGIIGGKPKQAYYFVGFQDDSLIYMDPHYCQSFVDVSATDFPLESYHCPSPKKMPFSKMDPSCTLGFYSRSVQDFEKITEEISKVLKPSSKEKYPAFTFVKGHGQDYDFSCPQTLERTELPSAGESRRPGPGVGDFVLL comes from the exons ATGCGAGTTAAAGCTTCATGCATCACATCCAAGA AAGGGCCGTCTCTAGTCACAGTCATTCAGAGCTGTAATGGGTTCAGCAGCTTGGTGGCCAAAATGGAGAATAAGGAGCCAGATGAGGTGGAGAAACTGAAAACTAAGTTCATGTCAGCTTGGCACAATGTCAAATATA GCTggattctgaaaacaaagaccTATTTTAGCAGAAACTCTCCAGTATTTCTACTGGGAAAATGCTATCACTTTAAAGCACAAG ATGCTGACAGCCCCACTAAGAGCGGCGGCGCTGTGGCCCCGGAGCAGGAGCTGGTCACTGGAAACGTGGAGGAGTTTCGCAGAGACTTCACCTCTCGCGTGTGGCTCACCTACAGAGAGGAGTTCCCCGTGATCGCGGGCTCGGGCCTGAGCTCGGACTGCGGCTGGGGATGCACGCTGAGGGCGGGCCAGATGATGCTCGCCCAGGCGCTCATGCTGCGCTTCTTGGGCCGAG ACTGGACCTGGCCCGACGCCTTGAAGTTAGACGGGCTGGACACAGAGTCCTGGACTTCGAACGCTGCCAAGAAGTTGGTCGCCTCCTTGGAGTCTTCCTTTCAGGGCGAGAGTCCGCCAGAGACGAGTGCCCGGCTGCAGACCCGGGCCGCGGCCGAGGAGGCCAGCACCCATCTGAATGACGTCTACCACAGGAAAGTCATCTCCTGGTTCGGGGACTCGCCCCCTGCACAGCTGGGGGTGCACAGACTGGTAGCGCTCGGGCACACGTCTGGGAAGACGGCGGGGGACTGGTACGGGCCCGGCGTGGTGGCACATATTCTGAG AAGAGCTGTTGAAGACGCAACAGACCCAGAATTGCAAGGCATAACAGTTTACGTTGCTCAGGACTGCACAG TTTACAGGGCCGATGTTATTGATAGCCACCAGGAGTGCACTCGGGGGCCGGGCGCTGAACCCAGTGCGGACAGAAGAGCCGTGATTATTCTGATCCCCGTGAGACTCGGAGGAGAAAAGACGAACCCAGAATACTTTGACTTTGTGAAG GGCATTCTGAGTCTGGAATACTGCATCGGCATCATCGGAGGGAAGCCCAAGCAGGCCTATTACTTCGTGGGATTTCAAG ACGACAGCTTGATTTACATGGATCCTCATTACTGCCAGTCTTTTGTGGACGTCAGCGCAACCGATTTCCCACTAGAG TCCTACCATTGCCCATCGCCCAAAAAGATGCCGTTCTCCAAAATGGACCCCAGCTGCACCCTGGGCTTTTACTCGAGGAGCGTCCAGGACTTCGAGAAGATCACTGAGGAGATCTCGAAG GTGTTAAAACCGTCGTCCAAAGAGAAATATCCAGCCTTTACCTTCGTGAAAGGTCACGGACAGGACTACGACTTCTCCTGTCCACAAACCCTGGAGCGAACAGAACTGCCCTCCGCCGGGGAATCAAGGAGACCGGGGCCCGGCGTGGGCGACTTTGTGTTGCTGTGA
- the atg4c gene encoding cysteine protease ATG4C isoform X1, whose product MRVKASCITSKTEGPSLVTVIQSCNGFSSLVAKMENKEPDEVEKLKTKFMSAWHNVKYSWILKTKTYFSRNSPVFLLGKCYHFKAQDADSPTKSGGAVAPEQELVTGNVEEFRRDFTSRVWLTYREEFPVIAGSGLSSDCGWGCTLRAGQMMLAQALMLRFLGRDWTWPDALKLDGLDTESWTSNAAKKLVASLESSFQGESPPETSARLQTRAAAEEASTHLNDVYHRKVISWFGDSPPAQLGVHRLVALGHTSGKTAGDWYGPGVVAHILRRAVEDATDPELQGITVYVAQDCTVYRADVIDSHQECTRGPGAEPSADRRAVIILIPVRLGGEKTNPEYFDFVKGILSLEYCIGIIGGKPKQAYYFVGFQDDSLIYMDPHYCQSFVDVSATDFPLESYHCPSPKKMPFSKMDPSCTLGFYSRSVQDFEKITEEISKVLKPSSKEKYPAFTFVKGHGQDYDFSCPQTLERTELPSAGESRRPGPGVGDFVLL is encoded by the exons ATGCGAGTTAAAGCTTCATGCATCACATCCAAGA CAGAAGGGCCGTCTCTAGTCACAGTCATTCAGAGCTGTAATGGGTTCAGCAGCTTGGTGGCCAAAATGGAGAATAAGGAGCCAGATGAGGTGGAGAAACTGAAAACTAAGTTCATGTCAGCTTGGCACAATGTCAAATATA GCTggattctgaaaacaaagaccTATTTTAGCAGAAACTCTCCAGTATTTCTACTGGGAAAATGCTATCACTTTAAAGCACAAG ATGCTGACAGCCCCACTAAGAGCGGCGGCGCTGTGGCCCCGGAGCAGGAGCTGGTCACTGGAAACGTGGAGGAGTTTCGCAGAGACTTCACCTCTCGCGTGTGGCTCACCTACAGAGAGGAGTTCCCCGTGATCGCGGGCTCGGGCCTGAGCTCGGACTGCGGCTGGGGATGCACGCTGAGGGCGGGCCAGATGATGCTCGCCCAGGCGCTCATGCTGCGCTTCTTGGGCCGAG ACTGGACCTGGCCCGACGCCTTGAAGTTAGACGGGCTGGACACAGAGTCCTGGACTTCGAACGCTGCCAAGAAGTTGGTCGCCTCCTTGGAGTCTTCCTTTCAGGGCGAGAGTCCGCCAGAGACGAGTGCCCGGCTGCAGACCCGGGCCGCGGCCGAGGAGGCCAGCACCCATCTGAATGACGTCTACCACAGGAAAGTCATCTCCTGGTTCGGGGACTCGCCCCCTGCACAGCTGGGGGTGCACAGACTGGTAGCGCTCGGGCACACGTCTGGGAAGACGGCGGGGGACTGGTACGGGCCCGGCGTGGTGGCACATATTCTGAG AAGAGCTGTTGAAGACGCAACAGACCCAGAATTGCAAGGCATAACAGTTTACGTTGCTCAGGACTGCACAG TTTACAGGGCCGATGTTATTGATAGCCACCAGGAGTGCACTCGGGGGCCGGGCGCTGAACCCAGTGCGGACAGAAGAGCCGTGATTATTCTGATCCCCGTGAGACTCGGAGGAGAAAAGACGAACCCAGAATACTTTGACTTTGTGAAG GGCATTCTGAGTCTGGAATACTGCATCGGCATCATCGGAGGGAAGCCCAAGCAGGCCTATTACTTCGTGGGATTTCAAG ACGACAGCTTGATTTACATGGATCCTCATTACTGCCAGTCTTTTGTGGACGTCAGCGCAACCGATTTCCCACTAGAG TCCTACCATTGCCCATCGCCCAAAAAGATGCCGTTCTCCAAAATGGACCCCAGCTGCACCCTGGGCTTTTACTCGAGGAGCGTCCAGGACTTCGAGAAGATCACTGAGGAGATCTCGAAG GTGTTAAAACCGTCGTCCAAAGAGAAATATCCAGCCTTTACCTTCGTGAAAGGTCACGGACAGGACTACGACTTCTCCTGTCCACAAACCCTGGAGCGAACAGAACTGCCCTCCGCCGGGGAATCAAGGAGACCGGGGCCCGGCGTGGGCGACTTTGTGTTGCTGTGA